The segment ACGCACAGCTGTTAGGATGGAGCCGGAAGATTCATCTCCTGGCGCCTGCAGCATATATGGAAGGAGTGTAAGAAGGTATGGATTTGAATGAGAAGAACCGGGAGAATCTGGAGTTCATGATCGAGCAGATCAAGCTGAAGCTGCGCATGGCTTCAGGGGCGGCCATGCAGCCATCCGCTTTCTCGGAAGAACAATATGAAGATATTCGTGATGTGTACGACATTGTGATGACCAAGAGCAATATGAGTATTTCCGAGGTGGAAGCGATCGTATCCGAGTTGGGACGCCTGCGCGGCCGCTAGCACCGTTTCAGCCTCCTGGGGCCGCACATATTGTCACTACATGGATCGGCACGACGATAAAAGGGGGGCTCTACCAAGCTATCATCAGCTTGGTAGAGCCCCCCTTTTCGTACTTAGGCTTTAACGCTGGAGTGTAAATACGGTCTCTACATGCCCGACCTGCTGACCGCCGTCATTCAACAGCTTCCGGGTGTAGGTCTGGCGAAGCTTCTCCA is part of the Paenibacillus algicola genome and harbors:
- a CDS encoding DUF1128 domain-containing protein, with the translated sequence MDLNEKNRENLEFMIEQIKLKLRMASGAAMQPSAFSEEQYEDIRDVYDIVMTKSNMSISEVEAIVSELGRLRGR